The Candidatus Neomarinimicrobiota bacterium genome window below encodes:
- the trpE gene encoding anthranilate synthase component I has protein sequence MDKTQLTYDEFQDLVSQGCGTIPVYKRILADLLTPVAAWVHLSKKADYAFLLESVEKGDQYARYSYVGVNPQKIFIHKDGNTSITENGTTTHLDTPFLDLLRETQSQYNMMKLPGIPSFTGGLVGYLGYETIAWVEDIPTHANSSLDVPDAVFMLFEDMIAFDHLKGSALVISNVNLDSNRNLKEQFDDAHLRVDAIGESLHSNVDYQTPIRVEKSKVSSNFNQDTFESAVLKAKEHIVDGDIFQLVLSQRFERQTSVEPTTLYRALRTINPSPYMFHLKIKDFDIIGASPELLVKVEDGTVEIRPIAGTRQRGETDAEDKALADDLINDEKECAEHLMLLDLGRNDVGRVSEYGSVTIPENMVIENYSHVMHIVSDVKGKLAKDKDPFDALMSGFPAGTVTGAPKIRSMEIIHELEPDRRDIYSGAVGFFDFTGNVNTCITIRTMIMKNDTVHFQSGAGIVHDSDPTKEFEETVNKAKAIMAAIDFAENGLVEVQPFEGLKPSQGFPRMVK, from the coding sequence ATGGATAAAACACAACTTACATACGATGAATTTCAAGATTTGGTTTCCCAGGGATGCGGAACCATTCCCGTGTATAAACGAATCTTGGCGGATTTGCTGACGCCGGTTGCGGCGTGGGTACATCTATCCAAAAAAGCGGATTATGCATTTTTGCTGGAATCAGTGGAAAAAGGAGACCAATATGCGAGATATTCTTATGTGGGTGTCAATCCGCAAAAAATATTCATACATAAAGATGGCAATACAAGCATCACTGAAAATGGAACAACAACCCACCTGGATACGCCCTTTCTCGATTTGCTCCGAGAAACCCAATCCCAATATAATATGATGAAGCTTCCGGGGATTCCTTCTTTCACGGGTGGATTGGTAGGCTACCTTGGTTATGAAACCATCGCTTGGGTAGAAGATATTCCAACTCATGCCAATTCTTCCTTGGATGTGCCCGATGCAGTTTTTATGCTTTTTGAAGATATGATTGCCTTTGACCATTTGAAAGGATCTGCGCTGGTGATTTCCAATGTTAATCTCGATTCAAATCGCAATTTAAAAGAACAATTTGATGATGCCCATTTACGGGTGGATGCCATTGGGGAATCGCTCCATTCCAACGTGGATTACCAAACACCGATTCGTGTAGAAAAAAGTAAAGTATCATCCAATTTTAATCAAGATACATTTGAATCTGCTGTGTTAAAAGCCAAAGAGCATATTGTGGATGGTGACATTTTTCAGCTCGTTTTGAGTCAGCGGTTTGAACGACAAACATCTGTAGAACCAACCACACTTTATCGAGCACTACGGACGATCAATCCATCTCCCTACATGTTTCATTTAAAGATAAAAGATTTTGATATTATTGGCGCATCCCCTGAACTATTGGTGAAAGTTGAAGATGGCACGGTAGAAATTCGGCCTATCGCCGGCACACGTCAACGCGGTGAAACAGACGCGGAAGATAAAGCCTTGGCAGATGATCTCATTAATGATGAAAAAGAATGTGCCGAACATTTGATGCTTCTAGACTTAGGCCGGAATGATGTGGGGCGCGTTTCCGAATATGGCTCCGTTACGATTCCTGAAAATATGGTAATTGAAAATTATTCCCATGTGATGCATATTGTTTCTGATGTGAAAGGAAAATTGGCAAAAGATAAAGATCCCTTCGATGCGCTTATGAGCGGCTTCCCTGCTGGGACAGTCACGGGGGCCCCAAAGATTCGTTCCATGGAAATTATTCATGAATTAGAACCGGATCGCAGAGACATTTATTCCGGTGCCGTTGGATTTTTTGATTTCACGGGGAATGTGAATACGTGCATAACCATTCGAACTATGATTATGAAAAATGATACAGTTCATTTTCAATCGGGAGCCGGAATTGTGCATGATTCAGATCCCACCAAAGAATTTGAAGAAACGGTGAATAAGGCAAAGGCTATAATGGCGGCCATTGATTTTGCAGAAAATGGGTTGGTTGAAGTTCAA